DNA from Terriglobales bacterium:
AAACGAAGGCCAGCACGGCGAACATGATGTGGGTGGCGCGGGCGACGTCTTTGGCGGAGCGGGCCTCGCCGGAGGAGATGGCCACCATCTCCACGCCGCCGAAGGTGTAGACGGCGAGGGGCATGGCCGCGACGATAGCCAGCCAGCCGTTGGGGACGAAGGTTGCTGTGGGCGCGAGCTGGGATTCTGCGCGCCCGGAAAAGATCAGCGCCGCGCCCCCGAGGATGAAGGCGGCGATGGCCGCGACCTTCATCATGGCGAACCAGTACTCGAAGGTCCCGAAGCGGCCGACGTTCATCAAGTTCATGCCGACGAGCAGGGCGCCGAAGAGGGCGATCCAGACCAGCGCCGGGACCTGGGGGAACCAATGGCGCACGTAGGTGGCGGAGGCCAGCAGCTCGGCGCCGATGGCGACCACCATGGCGTACCAGTATCCGTAGCGAGCGACGAATCCGGCCCAGCGGTTGAGGTAGAGGTCGGCATAGACGCCGAAGGAGCCGGCGGCGGGATGGGCGCTGGCCAGCTCGCCCATGGCCATGGCCACGGTCCAGATGACGGCGCCGCCCAGCAGGAAGCTCAGAACCACGGCGGGGCCGGCGATGTGGATGGCCTCGGCCGAGCCCAGCAGCAGCCCGGTGCCGATGGAGCCGCCCACGGCCAGCATGGCGATCTTGCCGGCGCTGAGTTGCTTGTGGAGTCCGGCTTCGGAGTCGGGTTGGGTGCTGGGGCCTTCGGGCATCGCCGCAGACTAGCAGAGCGGCCTGCGCTCCACCACCGGCCGTTGCCGCAACCGCTTCCAGCGCATACAATTGCGGGTTCGCCGCCCGCCGCGGCGGGTTCTTTTCATGGCCGATACCGCCAAACGCCTCGAAAAAGCCGAGAAGTACCTTCAGAAGGGCAAGACGGAGTCTGCCCTGGAAGAGTACTTGGCGATCCTGGAGCAAGAGCCGAACAACGACAACGTGCGGCAGACCGCGGCGGAGTTGTGCGCCTCGCTGGGCCGGGCCAAGGAAGCCACGGAGCTGCTCAGCCTGCTCTTCGACCGGCAGGCGGGAATCGGCGACGGGGTCAAGGCCAACATCACCTATAAGAAGCTGCTC
Protein-coding regions in this window:
- a CDS encoding tetratricopeptide repeat protein, with translation MADTAKRLEKAEKYLQKGKTESALEEYLAILEQEPNNDNVRQTAAELCASLGRAKEATELLSLLFDRQAGIGDGVKANITYKKLL
- a CDS encoding amino acid permease translates to MPEGPSTQPDSEAGLHKQLSAGKIAMLAVGGSIGTGLLLGSAEAIHIAGPAVVLSFLLGGAVIWTVAMAMGELASAHPAAGSFGVYADLYLNRWAGFVARYGYWYAMVVAIGAELLASATYVRHWFPQVPALVWIALFGALLVGMNLMNVGRFGTFEYWFAMMKVAAIAAFILGGAALIFSGRAESQLAPTATFVPNGWLAIVAAMPLAVYTFGGVEMVAISSGEARSAKDVARATHIMFAVLAFVYIGSILVLAGSTPWTLYNVEASPFVTAAERIGLPAAGTVLNLLVLVAALSGANASLYVAARMLFSLARSGFAPAALGRLTAAGSPRLALVCSSGGIVVAMAAKLLVPQSAFLYVLGAALFGGMLAWWIALAAHISFRRKASKELLASLPMRAPGGAVASVLGFAGMAVAFLATWHTSLRITMICAPILLAALTVAYYIMRAACPASPGS